From a region of the Neodiprion fabricii isolate iyNeoFabr1 chromosome 7, iyNeoFabr1.1, whole genome shotgun sequence genome:
- the LOC124186979 gene encoding uncharacterized protein LOC124186979 isoform X3 yields the protein MHPAVATERLPLNRRTPARSPLSHVSTRLADPAGEMLTATHPEMHEKRDSLGVVGQYGGGAGGGGGQSPEDKCVVEQPPPPPPPPQKDPSDPTISAKKLPKKRKFDLSALDDMNKTNNATSNVTSNVGGDLVVTGLRGINTTSINQPQNIQHPTLLPSPPHQQPPPLPQHQQQQHQPEYYQVQQPHAVVAPPQSTAVDYSCREEPPRSRPRLQVAPAAAAIDLSEWREHKVLALRDSHYYPGVISNATHGDIYVKFDGEGNLVKYEDVLGIGKYDVIKDSSPSVSQVTVDANVCFRYPTTSNNHAETLTSVFVKGTVCEIISNPISFVVKIPGEDDQSCEFVVKRADLRLVQPPWWDELEGLEIVDPPRAQVVDRGYRNSLEAPASVPVLQLHHASPHASLIAHNDGNAYYRSRATSPLLELPGSVQSGNNTLNISNGSRIYEDLESDDDLGREDIRFPSDADAKLSGSSKRSSMQSRGSTSSLVEQRSITPRSQAATPRSQAATPHKYKKGDVVATSSGIRKKFNGKQWRRLCSKEGCSKESQRRGYCSRHLSLKGSGFRGTSTFPGGKMDGEETSRDSDTSPNYADRRIAGRFDQEETEAANMLVSLGSSRSATPAFSPTGQSSVSPCINQSPVPLLGLNQNVFMPISSPAHHPPPIISPGAKWKHSPTQPNFAGQYQQAVIRPELVRPNGRPGQTPPASIGASVIRISPVSRLLASQSLSIPTWPDQSPPQRHPSVVTSLAQQQQQQQQQQQQQQQQQQQQQQQQQQQQQQQQQQQQQHQQQHQHQHQQQQQQQHQQQQSIILQHALTSNNGFSNHSEVTQSNNQLLKPPHSPHVPLSVTPGQNLTMIHKPQDQPVDYAQPLTQTQTMYLMPHQHEKKYVIKSTTMEATPLSSGHLVSNQDDKYRQTMINHLGQLPPLHQTQCQPPQSPAAQSVHVEKMSALQQVSKVTLPLHLSSHVDSQRTLSTPATIVMSATTTINDSAPPTSVFQPVIVQPSHLTPMAKIQPPREDNHQKNNGVLYGSRDVSPAYQPQLPQLVTNAVSKRKKAFSWQTIVLDQPEVSPPPSALSPPLSAPPIPMGTGNNPSDDGSGHGPGAGPEPITPAEEDDDDVFETEPTTPAEVESSINKRRSQSLGALHTKDPQSPLKQTVKKPPMLQAKDRIRRPMNAFMIFSKRHRALVHLRHPNQDNRTVSKILGEWWYALKPEEKQKYHELASEVKEAHFKAHPDWKWCSKDRRKSSTTGFKGAEPRGKLNSTGEETDMGPPSDDVPLTPRTVDEPSALAPSIFESPNIEIGGQARDSRRVSEIPLQVENSESDMKQEEDGNVSDDDQMVICEDPQPEIDLKCKDKLTDSDNEGQDENVENKNYAQARCSPASGQNHDAQDTKMDITCRPKPIKARPPSAGMETTTKYHHASMDKGGTVSVLSTTYPYHSPVNPSGVTGFQPKGGAFITMPVSPKVVKPEPVKNIEQQYSTQYSVSNLVANIQNENGRTLPKFPPSPIVSHSVRPMMTLLKEQQGIQSTNSMHHMLTSSAGYQPQLTLTVVNNEVMSGSKPQQGSQYLVQASPHARMYGNFQIPVSDASGRSISVQNLVTSGKVEAHSVIVSKAYPVSTPSPGTPSYKGIGHSVTRLAEIEQNDNQSTVNHAQFYAVNALKLDQERKDTVNIHLPVPGDSHKQPSTPHTPHTPHNNDHSSNTSFAMEEPRGIGALNNVDVGTNKAPFMLAPTPAQLGRAPLQRRQSMAMPPTSNAGDHGPPTSQNSDNRQPSNSVQNFDQLQQNSNTELLAASSPSTKKGSFFKKNVEDGMDRYRQLVLEQVNFQEKFSSLPEFKPEEIQSPSAIGITSGTGASPHVSVTPGLHQSNLSSSMQDYRKKSVQGPHRPSLNEDDTESDISMSVTPKSTSSVKLTGNQFFGPDFNIEAFRTSTDPGGDVDPSSPRTPKTPSGGVGGATTGASRGENERGHRKVLEQRRKLVMQLFQEQGYFPTTQATSSFQANHADIFPTKASLQLKIREVRQKLKANSTPVSASSLVSPLPVSESSPGVNGPLTAPPTSMGAPHSLPVGNISGS from the exons ATGCACCCAGCCGTTGCCACCGAACGCCTACCTCTCAATCGCCGCACTCCGGCCCGCAGCCCCCTCTCACACGTGTCGACT CGTCTGGCCGATCCTGCAGGGGAAATGTTGACCGCTACTCATCCTGAGATGCACGAGAAGCGGGATTCCCTTGGAGTTGTGGGCCAGTATGGGGGAGGTGCTGGCGGGGGCGGCGGGCAATCCCCGGAGGATAAATGCGTCGTTGAGCAGCCACCCCCGCCTCCGCCGCCCCCGCAAAAGGATCCCTCCGACCCGACGATAAGCGCTAAAAAGTTACCGAAAAAACGTAAATTCGATTTGTCCGCTCTTGACGATATGAATAAAACCAACAACGCTACCAGCAACGTTACCAGCAACGTTGGTGGCGATCTTGTTGTTACCGGATTGCGGGGTATCAATACAACCTCTATAAATCAACCccaaaatattcaacatcCGACTCTTCTTCCGTCTCCTCCGCACCAGCAACCACCGCCGCTGCCGCAGcatcagcaacagcaacaTCAACCCGAATATTATCAG gtACAACAGCCACATGCAGTTGTAGCTCCGCCTCAAAGCACAGCGGTGGATTATTCTTGTCGTGAAGAACCACCACGGTCTCGTCCTCGGTTACAGGTAGCACCGGCAGCAGCAGCGATAGACCTGAGCGAGTGGCGGGAGCACAAAGTGCTAGCTTTGAGGGACTCACATTATTACCCGGGGGTTATAAGCAACGCGACTCATGGTGATATATACGTTAAGTTTGACGGTGAGGGTAACCTAGTTAAGTACGAGGATGTGCTGGGGATAGGAAAATACGATGTCATCAAGGATTCGAGTCCGTCGGTTAGCCAAGTGACTGTTGATGCGAACGTTTGCTTTAGATATCCTACCACATCTAACAACCACGCCGAAACACTGACCAGTGTTTTTGTGAAGGGTACTGTTTGTGAGATAATATCAAATCCAATTAGTTTTGTCGTCAAGATACCTGGCGAAGATGATCAGAGCTGTGAATTTGTTGTTAAACGTGCCGACTTAAGGCTCGTCCAACCTCCGTGGTGGGATGAACTCGAAGGCCTAGAGATCGTTGATCCGCCAAGGGCCCAAGTAGTCG ATCGTGGCTATCGAAATTCGTTGGAGGCACCTGCGTCGGTACCGGTCTTACAGCTTCATCATGCTTCGCCGCATGCTTCACTTATTGCTCACAATGACGGAAATGCATACTACAGAAGTAGGGCGACGAGTCCCTTATTGGAGTTGCCAGGTTCCGTCCAATCAGGAAACAACACTTTGAACATAAGCAACGGAAGTAGAATATACGAGGATTTGGAAAGTGACGACGATTTGGGCAGAGAGGATATAAGGTTTCCTTCTGATGCAG ATGCAAAATTGTCAGGAAGCAGTAAAAGGAGCAGTATGCAAAGCCGTGGAAGTACAAGCAGCCTTGTCGAGCAACGCAGTATAACTCCTCGTTCCCAGGCGGCCACACCCAG ATCTCAGGCGGCAACGCCACACAAATACAAAAAGGGTGACGTAGTAGCGACGTCTAGTGGAAtccggaaaaaattcaatggtAAACAATGGCGCAGACTTTGCAGCAAAGAAGGATGCTCAAAAGAGAGTCAGCGGAGAGGATACTGCTCTCGCCACCTTAGTCTGAAGGGTTCAGGATTCAGGGGCACTAGCACGTTTCCCGG GGGTAAAATGGACGGGGAAGAAACCTCACGGGATTCCGACACGTCTCCAAACTACGCAGATAGAAGAATAGCCGGACGTTTCGACCAAGAGGAAACTGAGGCCGCAAACATGCTTG tATCACTGGGGAGTTCGCGTTCAGCAACCCCGGCCTTTTCACCTACGGGACAGTCCTCTGTATCGCCGTGTATAAATCAGAGTCCCGTTCCGTTGTTGGGTCTGAATCAGAACGTCTTCATGCCAATATCGAGTCCAGCGCATCACCCTCCTCCCATAATATCACCTGGTGCGAAATGGAAGCATTCCCCTACCCAACCGAATTTCGCGGGTCAGTATCAGCAGGCCGTAATTAGACCAGAGCTAGTCAGGCCGAACGGGAGACCAGGTCAAACACCACCAGCAAGCATCGGCGCCAGTGTGATCCGGATTTCACCCGTTAGTAGATTATTGGCAAGCCAGAGTTTAAGCATCCCTACATGGCCCGATCAAAGTCCGCCTCAAAGGCATCCGTCAGTTGTTACGTCGTTGGctcagcaacagcaacaacagcagcagcagcaacagcagcaacagcaacaacaacaacaacaacaacaacaacaacaacaacaacaacaacaacaacaacaacaacaacaacagcaccaacaacaacaccaacaCCAACatcagcagcaacaacaacagcagcatcagcagcaACAAAGCATAATATTGCAGCATGCCCTGACTTCTAACAACGGTTTTTCGAACCATTCGGAAGTGACGCAATCTAACAATCAGCTATTGAAGCCACCCCACTCACCCCATGTTCCACTCTCGGTAACACCAGGGCAGAATCTAACCATGATTCATAAACCTCAAGACCAACCCGTCGACTACGCTCAACCTTTGACCCAGACTCAGACAATGTATTTAATGCCTCATCAACATGAGAAAAAGTATGTGATAAAAAGCACTACTATGGAAGCAACGCCATTGTCTAGTGGACATTTGGTTAGTAATCAAGACGACAAGTATAGACAAACGATGATTAATCATTTGGGACAATTACCACCCTTACATCAAACACAGTGTCAACCCCCCCAGTCACCGGCAGCTCAGTCCGTCcacgttgaaaaaatgtctgCTCTCCAACAG gtCAGCAAAGTAACCCTTCCGCTTCATCTTTCATCTCACGTGGACTCCCAGAGGACTTTGTCGACACCGGCAACCATTGTGATGTCTGCTACGACAACCATTAATGACTCGGCACCACCAACCAGCGTTTTCCAACCCGTCATCGTTCAACCAAGTCACTTGACTCCAATGGCAAAAATCCAACCGCCTCGAGAAGATAATCATCAAAAGAACAATGGAGTTCTAT ATGGAAGCCGCGATGTTTCTCCCGCATATCAGCCCCAACTCCCGCAACTTGTCACCAATGCTGTGTCCAAACGGAAAAAAG CTTTTTCCTGGCAGACGATAGTGTTGGACCAGCCAGAGGTCAGTCCGCCGCCATCAGCCCTCAGCCCTCCGTTGAGTGCACCCCCGATTCCTATGGGTACAGGCAACAATCCTAGCGACGATGGTAGCGGGCATGGTCCTGGGGCTGGCCCTGAACCCATCACTCCGGCGGAGGAGGATGATGACGACGTTTTTGAGACGGAACCGACAACCCCGGCTGAAGTAGAGAGCAGCATCAACAAACGTCGAAGTCAATCACTCGGTGCGCTGCACACCAAAGATCCACAAAGTCCACTTAAA CAAACTGTGAAAAAACCACCGATGTTACAGGCCAAGGACCGAATACGACGACCAATGAATGCTTttatgatattttcaaaacgtcACCGAGCGTTGGTACACCTAAGGCATCCCAATCAAGATAATAGAACAGTATCGAAAATTCTTGGCGAATGGTGGTACGCCCTGAAACCTGAAGAGAAACAGAAGTACCACGAACTTGCTTCGGAAGTAAAGGAGGCTCATTTCAAAGCTCATCCAGACTGGAAGTGGTGCAGCAAAGATAGGCGGAAGTCATCGACTACCGGATTCAAGGGCGCTGAACCACGAGGGAAACTTAATAGCACCGGAGAGGAAACTGATATGGGACCACCCTCTGATGACGTGCCTTTAACCCCGCGAACAGTCGACGAACCATCGGCACTCGCACCCAGCATATTCGAATCTCCGAATATCGAG ATCGGTGGTCAAGCGCGTGATTCTCGTCGTGTTTCCGAAATTCCGCTGCAGGTTGAAAACTCTGAGTCTGATATGAAGCAGGAGGAGGATGGTAACGTATCGGATGACGATCAAATGGTGATATGTGAAGATCCGCAACCGGAAATAGACTTGAAGTGCAAGGATAAATTGACAGACAGTGACAATGAGGGGCAGGATGAAAATgtggagaataaaaattacgcaCAGGCGAGATGTTCGCCTGCTAGTGGTCAAAATCACGACGCACAGGATACCAAGATGGACATAACATGTAGGCCTAAGCCTATCAAAG CCCGACCACCATCCGCCGGCATGGAGACTACGACAAAATACCATCATGCATCCATGGACAAAGGTGGCACTGTTTCGGTCCTTTCAACAACGTACCCTTACCACAGCCCTGTTAATCCGAGCGGAGTAACGGGTTTCCAGCCTAAGGGAGGCGCGTTTATAACTATGCCTGTATCCCCGAAAGTTGTTAAACCAGAGCCGGTTAAAAACATTGAGCAACAGTACAGTACGCAGTATAGTGTCAGTAATCTCGTTGCTAATATTCAGAACGAAAACGGGCGAACTCTACCGAAATTTCCTCCTTCACCCATCGTTTCACATTCG GTCAGACCCATGATGACGCTTCTTAAAGAACAACAGGGGATACAGTCAACAAACTCTATGCATCATATGCTAACTTCCAGTGCTGGTTACCAACCCCAACTCACCCTCACAGTAGTCAACAATGAGGTCATGTCAGGTTCAAAGCCCCAGCAAGGATCTCAGTATCTTGTCCAGGCATCGCCTCACGCTAGAATGTATGGAAACTTCCAGATCCCTGTTTCAG ATGCCAGTGGCCGTAGTATATCTGTTCAGAACTTAGTAACCAGTGGTAAAGTCGAAGCTCATAGCGTTATTGTGAGCAAAGCTTATCCAGTGTCAACTCCAAGTCCTGGTACACCGAGTTATAAAGGAATCGGTCACTCGGTTACACGACTTGCTGAAATTGAGCAAAATGATAATCAATCTACTGTAAACCATGCTCAATTCTATG CAGTAAATGCTCTGAAATTAGATCAAGAAAGGAAAGACACGGTTAATATTCACCTTCCGGTACCTGGTGACAGTCACAAGCAACCTTCAACGCCGCATACTCCGCACACGCCGCATAACAACGATCATTCTTCGAACACATCTTTCGCAATGGAAGAGCCAAGAGGAATCGGCGCTTTGAACAACGTCGACGTAGGGACAAATAAAGCTCCATTTATGCTTGCTCCAACACCGGCGCAACTTGGTCGGGCTCCGCTACAGAGGAGACAATCAATGG CAATGCCTCCCACATCAAATGCGGGAGATCATGGGCCTCCGACGTCTCAGAATTCCGATAATCGGCAGCCTTCAAATTCTGTCCAGAACTTCGATCAGCTGCAACAAAATTCCAATACCGAGCTTCTGGCTGCGTCGTCACCATCGACGAAGAAAGGTTCTTTCTTCAAGAAGAACGTCGAGGACGGCATGGACAGGTACAGGCAATT GGTTCTGGAGCAAGTTAACTTCcaagagaaattttcatcgttgcCAGAATTCAAGCCAGAGGAAATCCAGAGTCCGAGCGCGATCGGCATTACCAGTGGAACAGGTGCATCACCTCATGTCTCTGTTACACCGGGACTACATCAGTCTAACCTATCTTCATCCATGCAGGATTATCGTAAGAAATCTGTGCAGGGACCTCATAGACCCAGTT TGAATGAGGATGATACAGAGTCAGACATATCAATGTCAGTCACCCCTAAGTCGACGAGCAGTGTAAAATTGACGGggaatcaattttttggtCCCGACTTCAACATAGAAGCATTTAGAACGAGCACTGATCCAGGCGGCGATGTTGATCCGAGTTCACCGCGGACTCCGAAGACTCCCAGCGGTGGGGTTGGCGGTGCGACAACCGGTGCGAGCAGAGGTGAAAACGAACGAGGTCACAGGAAGGTACTGGAGCAGCGACGAAAGCTCGTTATGCAGTTATTTCAAGAACAGGGTTACTTCCCGACGACGCAGGCGACTTCTTCATTTCAGGCAAATCATGCCGATATATTTCCTACCAAAGCGAGTCTTCAACTGAAAATAAGGGAAGTTCGGCAAAAATTGAAGGCTAACTCGACGCCCGTGAGCGCCAGCAGTTTGGTCAGCCCGTTACCGGTGTCGGAGTCCTCACCTGGGGTTAACG GACCTCTTACTGCCCCCCCAACGTCGATGGGTGCTCCTCATTCGCTGCCAGTCGGCAATATCAGCGGTAGCTAG